The Chitinophagales bacterium genome has a segment encoding these proteins:
- the smpB gene encoding SsrA-binding protein SmpB: MSKQKEPTAIVNKKALFNYEKLDSYNAGIILGGTEVKAVREGKVNLSDSYCFFRAGELWIKNLHISEYKFGSYTNHEPLRLRKLLLQKRELKRLQAKIKEKGLTIIPYKLYFNERSIVKIEIFLAKGKKVYDKRESLKAKDQKRDIERVKKRFS, translated from the coding sequence GTGAGTAAGCAAAAAGAGCCAACCGCTATTGTAAACAAAAAAGCTTTGTTTAACTACGAAAAATTAGATTCGTACAATGCTGGTATTATACTTGGTGGTACAGAAGTAAAAGCTGTAAGAGAAGGAAAGGTAAATTTATCGGACAGTTATTGTTTTTTTAGAGCTGGTGAATTATGGATTAAGAATTTACATATTTCTGAATATAAGTTTGGTTCATATACCAATCATGAACCATTGCGATTGCGAAAGTTGTTGTTGCAAAAACGAGAGTTAAAAAGACTTCAAGCTAAAATAAAAGAAAAAGGTTTAACAATTATTCCATATAAATTATATTTTAATGAACGAAGCATTGTTAAAATTGAAATATTTTTAGCTAAAGGTAAAAAAGTATACGACAAGCGAGAATCGTTAAAAGCCAAAGACCAAAAACGAGACATAGAAAGAGTTAAAAAGAGATTCTCGTAA